The proteins below come from a single Gordonia sp. X0973 genomic window:
- a CDS encoding DinB family protein, with translation MATDNKDWSVFAQKRCDECGFDASTVPRAAIAATALGNAEDWSRFLRGPAEDVRARPEPNVWSALEYGAHVRDMTRLFTDRVEAILATDSPEFPGWDQEAAAIAARYDQMDPAIVAEEVSADTARLARVIDGIADDGWDRSGTRDGRPFTAEYLLRYLLHDINHHWYDVAGK, from the coding sequence CGTCTTCGCGCAGAAGCGTTGCGACGAATGCGGTTTCGATGCTTCGACGGTTCCGCGCGCCGCCATCGCCGCGACGGCCCTGGGCAACGCCGAGGACTGGTCGCGGTTCCTGCGCGGACCGGCGGAGGACGTGCGGGCCCGGCCGGAGCCGAACGTCTGGTCGGCCCTGGAATACGGCGCCCACGTCCGCGACATGACGCGGCTGTTCACGGACCGCGTCGAGGCGATCCTCGCCACCGATTCACCCGAGTTCCCGGGGTGGGACCAGGAGGCGGCCGCGATCGCGGCGCGCTACGACCAGATGGATCCGGCGATCGTCGCCGAGGAGGTGTCCGCGGACACGGCGCGGCTCGCCCGCGTCATCGACGGGATCGCCGACGACGGTTGGGACCGCTCCGGCACGCGCGACGGGCGCCCGTTCACCGCGGAATACCTGCTGCGCTACCTACTGCACGACATCAACCACCACTGGTACGACGTGGCGGGAAAGTAG
- the ctaD gene encoding cytochrome c oxidase subunit I, producing MTAVDQPTTQVVAPVRPYPETYQPKGSFIYKMLTTTDHKLIGMMYIVACFVFFLIGGLMALLMRGELAHPGLQFLSNEQFNQLFTMHGTVMLLMYATPIVIGFANFVLPLQIGAPDVAFPRLNAFGFWLFVFGSTVALAGFLTPGGAADFGWTAYTPLTNEIHSPGVGADLWIMGLGVGGLGTILGAVNMVTTVVCLRAPGMTMFRMPIFTWNITVTSILILLIFPLLTAALLGVEVDRAFGAHLFDPANGGVILWQHLFWFFGHPEVYVIALPFFGIVSEVFPVFARKPLFGYTGLVYATLSIAALSVAVWAHHMFVTGAVLLPFFSFMTFLIAVPTGLKFFNWIGTMWKGKMTFETPMLFAVGFIVTFLFGGLTGVLLASPPLDFHLSDSYFVVAHFHYVLFGTIVFATYSGIYFWFPKMTGRMLDEGLGKIHFWLTFIGFHLTFLVQHWLGNQGMPRRYADYLPSDGFTMLNMVSTAGALVLGLSTLPFLWNVFRSYRYGEVVTVDDPWGFGNSLEWATSCPPPRHNFTELPRIRSERPAFELHYPHMIERMRAEAHAGSGGH from the coding sequence GTGACCGCGGTTGATCAGCCCACCACACAGGTAGTGGCCCCGGTACGCCCGTACCCGGAGACCTACCAGCCCAAGGGCTCTTTCATCTACAAGATGCTGACGACGACCGATCACAAGCTGATCGGGATGATGTACATCGTCGCCTGCTTCGTGTTCTTCCTGATCGGCGGCCTGATGGCGCTGCTGATGCGCGGCGAACTCGCCCACCCGGGCTTGCAGTTCCTCTCCAACGAGCAGTTCAACCAGCTGTTCACCATGCACGGCACGGTGATGTTGCTGATGTACGCGACGCCGATCGTCATCGGGTTCGCGAACTTCGTGCTGCCGTTGCAGATCGGCGCCCCCGACGTCGCCTTCCCGCGGTTGAACGCCTTCGGCTTCTGGCTCTTCGTCTTCGGCTCGACCGTCGCCCTCGCGGGCTTCCTGACCCCCGGCGGTGCCGCCGACTTCGGCTGGACCGCCTACACCCCGCTGACCAACGAGATCCACTCGCCCGGCGTCGGCGCCGACCTGTGGATCATGGGCCTGGGCGTCGGTGGTCTGGGCACCATCCTCGGCGCGGTCAACATGGTCACCACCGTCGTCTGTCTGCGCGCCCCCGGCATGACGATGTTCCGCATGCCGATCTTCACCTGGAACATCACCGTCACCAGCATCCTGATCCTGCTGATCTTCCCGCTGCTGACCGCCGCCCTGCTCGGCGTCGAGGTCGACCGCGCCTTCGGCGCCCACCTGTTCGACCCCGCCAACGGCGGCGTGATCCTGTGGCAGCACCTGTTCTGGTTCTTCGGGCACCCCGAGGTCTACGTCATCGCGCTGCCGTTCTTCGGCATCGTCTCCGAGGTGTTCCCGGTGTTCGCCCGCAAGCCGCTGTTCGGCTACACCGGCCTGGTGTACGCGACCCTGTCGATCGCGGCCCTCTCGGTCGCGGTGTGGGCGCACCATATGTTCGTGACCGGCGCGGTGCTGTTGCCGTTCTTCTCGTTCATGACCTTCCTCATCGCCGTTCCGACCGGTCTGAAGTTCTTCAACTGGATCGGCACCATGTGGAAGGGGAAGATGACCTTCGAGACGCCGATGCTCTTCGCGGTCGGCTTCATCGTGACCTTCCTCTTCGGCGGCCTGACCGGTGTGCTGCTCGCCAGCCCGCCGCTGGACTTCCACCTGTCCGACAGCTACTTCGTCGTGGCCCACTTCCACTACGTGCTGTTCGGCACCATCGTGTTCGCCACCTACTCGGGCATCTACTTCTGGTTCCCGAAGATGACCGGGCGCATGCTCGACGAAGGCCTCGGCAAGATCCACTTCTGGCTGACCTTCATCGGCTTCCACCTGACCTTCCTGGTCCAGCACTGGCTGGGCAACCAGGGCATGCCGCGCCGCTACGCCGACTACCTGCCGTCGGACGGCTTCACCATGCTCAACATGGTCTCGACGGCCGGTGCGCTCGTGCTCGGCCTGTCGACCCTGCCGTTCCTGTGGAACGTCTTCCGCAGCTACCGCTACGGCGAGGTCGTCACGGTCGACGATCCGTGGGGCTTCGGCAACTCGCTGGAGTGGGCCACCTCCTGCCCGCCGCCGCGGCACAACTTCACCGAGCTGCCCCGGATCCGTTCCGAGCGCCCGGCGTTCGAGCTGCACTACCCGCACATGATCGAGCGGATGCGCGCGGAGGCCCACGCGGGCTCCGGCGGTCACTGA
- a CDS encoding ABC transporter substrate-binding protein, with amino-acid sequence MLSACGTEDTVLRDPSGHPISTSTTRIAEVNLVNPDRDYSQTCGAPGPADTRRVESSRIVVTDVSLLDALCALGMGDKVVAVTAAPGSVPAYLGPQLGAVPAIGTDPSRDAVAKAGADLVLTTPATAKSAGAFGPARSVTVDANGWEDTFKAVGAAVGRPVSADRLLAAFHADATALGARLDAAHSQVSLVRFGPDAETIPGTDSFAGQILTMVGVQRPPHQRQPGPLKVDSDNFTAADGDLIYVSFEPGGIDHGKSVLLSDRWLDMGAPTWKRVLSVNDEVWYRNPGLAAAGLVLKDLKKSLHGDSSQY; translated from the coding sequence CTGCTGTCCGCGTGCGGGACCGAAGACACGGTCCTGCGCGACCCGAGCGGCCACCCGATCTCGACGTCGACCACTCGGATCGCGGAGGTCAACCTCGTCAATCCGGACCGCGACTACTCCCAGACCTGCGGCGCGCCGGGCCCGGCCGACACGCGCCGGGTCGAGTCGAGCCGGATCGTCGTCACCGACGTCTCCCTGCTCGACGCGCTGTGCGCCCTGGGGATGGGTGACAAGGTCGTCGCGGTCACGGCCGCCCCTGGCTCCGTTCCGGCCTATCTCGGTCCGCAGTTGGGCGCCGTTCCGGCCATCGGCACCGATCCCAGCCGCGATGCGGTCGCGAAGGCCGGCGCCGACCTGGTCCTGACCACCCCCGCGACCGCGAAGTCGGCGGGCGCGTTCGGCCCGGCCCGCTCCGTGACGGTCGACGCCAACGGCTGGGAGGACACCTTCAAGGCGGTGGGCGCGGCCGTCGGCCGTCCGGTATCGGCGGACCGACTGCTGGCGGCCTTCCACGCCGACGCCACCGCCTTGGGGGCGCGTCTGGACGCTGCCCACTCACAGGTCTCGCTGGTGCGGTTCGGCCCCGATGCGGAGACGATCCCGGGAACCGACAGCTTCGCCGGCCAGATCCTCACGATGGTCGGCGTGCAACGCCCGCCCCACCAGCGCCAGCCCGGCCCGCTGAAGGTCGACTCGGACAACTTCACCGCGGCCGACGGCGACCTCATCTATGTCAGCTTCGAGCCGGGTGGCATCGACCACGGCAAGTCGGTGCTGCTGAGCGACCGGTGGCTGGACATGGGCGCCCCGACCTGGAAGCGCGTGTTGAGCGTCAACGACGAGGTCTGGTACCGCAATCCCGGCTTGGCCGCCGCGGGCCTGGTCCTCAAGGACCTGAAGAAGTCGCTGCACGGCGACTCGTCGCAGTACTGA